From the Pseudomonas lalucatii genome, the window CGGTGCATCGAGGCAGCCGGAATGGGCCACCTTGTCGAACACCGCCTTGGCCACGCGCTGCTCGTTGAGCAGGTAGTCGTTGTGCTTGGCGATCAGGTCGCGCTGCTGTAACACCGTATCCTGCAGGCGGCGCAGGCGATCCATCGCCTTGATCTTGGCTTCGAGGATCACCCGGTTGTAGGGCTTGGCGAGGAAGTCGTCGCCGCCGGCGTCCAGGCAGCGCACCAGGGCTTCGCCCTCGGTCAGGGACGTCAGGAAGATGATCGGCACCAGCGCCTCGCCGGCCAGCTGCTTGATCCGCCGCGCCGCCTCGAAGCCGTCCATCACCGGCATCAGCGCATCCATCAACACCAGCTGCGGATGCTCGCGCTGGAACAACTCGACCGCCTCCAGGCCGTTGCTCGCGGTCAAGGCACGGTGGCCCTGGCGGCTGACGATGGCCGACAGCAACAGGCGATCGGCCGCGCTGTCCTCGGCGATCAGGATGGTCAGATATTCAGCCATGGCCACTGATTCGCGCGTCAGGCGATCTGGAACAGCTGGCCGAAGTTGGAAATGGCGAGGATCTTGCGCACATCCGGATTGCAGTTGAGCAAGCGGATCTTGGCATGCTCGCCGCCGGCATGGTCGCGCAGCAACAGCAGCATGCCCAGCGCCGAGCTGTCGAGGTAGGTCGTGCCCTTGAGGTCGATGACGTAGCGCTCCGGATTGAGGTTGGTGCGCTCGTAGGCATCCCGAAACTCTTGGTGCGCACCGAAATCGAAACGTCCTTGAATCACAATGGTCAACTCTTGCCCATCAGGCGAGGGCAGCGAGGTGATAGCCATGAAATACTCCTTTATCCAGCGATACAGTCGATAACGCGTCCCGTCGAATATCCGCGTAGCGCCAACCTCTCCACACACTCCGCATGATCAAGATGTAGCACCCAGAACCGCCAGCGGCAACTGCCAATCAGCCCGACGGGCGTCCGGACAGGCGCTGCGCCAGCTCATCGAGCAGCTTCTGCTCGCGCCTGTCTTCGATCTGGCGGGCCTCCTCGCGGTAGCGCTGCACCAGTTTACGCAGGCCTTCGAGGCGGGCGTAGCGCTGCTGCCAGGTATCGCGCAGCTTGTCCAGATTGGCGCGGTGCCAGGCCACACTCTGGCTCTGCTGGCCGATGGCGCTCTCCAGTTGCGCCAGAAAGCGCTGATAGTTCATCAGCCACTGCCCGGAAACCCCTCGCTGACCTTCACTGATCCATTGCTGCTGGTAGTCGCCCCGGTAGCGCTCCAGTTCGCCCAGCTTGACCTCCGCCTGACGCAGCTGGCCCTGGGCGCGCCCCAGCAGCACGGCCGCCTCGCGCTCGGCGCGTTCGGCCATGGCGATCACCGGCGCCAGGCGCGCGGCACGACCGTTCGCCACTTAGCCTCCGGGCGCGGCGGGGTTGAAGGTCGCCGCCAGCTGGGCGCTGCTGCGCTCGAGATTCTCGCTCTCACCCAGGCTCTGGCGCAGGTAGCCGACCATCGCCGGCTGACGGGCGATGGCCAGGTCGGTGTCGGCGTCGCCCCCCGGCACATAGGCGCCGACGCTGATCAGGTCGCGGCTCTGCTGGTAGCGCGACCACAGCTGCTTGAAACGCTGCGCCTGGCGCAGGTGCTCGGGTGCCACCACCTGGGGCATCACCCGGCTGATCGAGGCCTCGATGTCGATGGCCGGGTAATGCCCCTCCTCGGCCAGACGGCGCGACAGCACGATATGGCCGTCGAGCACGCCGCGCGCGGCGTCGGCGATCGGGTCCTGCTGGTCGTCACCCTCGGACAGCACCGTGTAGAAGGCGGTGATCGAACCGCCGCCGGCCTCGGCATTGCCGGCGCGCTCGACCAGCTTGGGCAGCTTGGCGAACACCGACGGCGGATAGCCCTTGGTCGCCGGGGGCTCGCCGATGGCCAGGGCGATCTCGCGCTGAGCCTGGGCGTAGCGGGTCAGCGAGTCCATCAGCAACAGGACGTTCTTGCCCTTGTCGCGAAAGTACTCGGCGATGCGCGTGCAGTACTGCGCCGCCCGCAGGCGCATCAGGGGGGCATCGTCGGCCGGCGAGGCGACCACCACCGAACGCTTGATCCCCTCTTCGCCGAGGATCTCGTCGATGAATTCCTTGACCTCGCGGCCACGCTCGCCGATCAGCCCGACCACTATGATCTCGGCCTCGGTGAAGCGCGTCATCATGCCGAGCAGCACGCTCTTGCCCACGCCGGTGCCGGCGAACAGGCCCAGGCGCTGGCCGCGGCCGACGGTGAGCAGGCCATTGATGCTGCGGATACCGACATCCAGCGGCTGGCCGATGGGATGGCGCTTGAGCGGGTTGATGGTCGGCCCGTCCATGGGCACCCAGTCCTCGGCCTTCATTCCGCCCTTGCCGTCCAGGGCACGACCGGTGCCGTCGAGCACCCGCCCGAGCATCGAGCGGCCCATCGGCAGGCGTCCGGTGTCCGGCAGCGGCACCACCCGGGCGCCCGGCGCGATGCCGGCCAGGCCACCGACCGGCATCAGGTAGATCTTGCCGTTGGAAAAGCCCATCACCTCGGCCTCGACCTGCACCGGGTGGTAGCTGTCATCGTTGATCACCAGGCAACGGCTGCCCAGCGCCGCCCGCAGGCCCTCGGCCTCCAGGGTCAGGCCGACCATGCGCAGCAGGCGTCCTTCGACGACCGGCTGGACCGGCAGCTGCACCGCCTCGCGGTAGCCGGCCAGGCGCTTGGCGAAGCTGGTGCGCTCAAGGC encodes:
- a CDS encoding STAS domain-containing protein gives rise to the protein MAITSLPSPDGQELTIVIQGRFDFGAHQEFRDAYERTNLNPERYVIDLKGTTYLDSSALGMLLLLRDHAGGEHAKIRLLNCNPDVRKILAISNFGQLFQIA
- the fliI gene encoding flagellar protein export ATPase FliI codes for the protein MRLERTSFAKRLAGYREAVQLPVQPVVEGRLLRMVGLTLEAEGLRAALGSRCLVINDDSYHPVQVEAEVMGFSNGKIYLMPVGGLAGIAPGARVVPLPDTGRLPMGRSMLGRVLDGTGRALDGKGGMKAEDWVPMDGPTINPLKRHPIGQPLDVGIRSINGLLTVGRGQRLGLFAGTGVGKSVLLGMMTRFTEAEIIVVGLIGERGREVKEFIDEILGEEGIKRSVVVASPADDAPLMRLRAAQYCTRIAEYFRDKGKNVLLLMDSLTRYAQAQREIALAIGEPPATKGYPPSVFAKLPKLVERAGNAEAGGGSITAFYTVLSEGDDQQDPIADAARGVLDGHIVLSRRLAEEGHYPAIDIEASISRVMPQVVAPEHLRQAQRFKQLWSRYQQSRDLISVGAYVPGGDADTDLAIARQPAMVGYLRQSLGESENLERSSAQLAATFNPAAPGG
- the fliJ gene encoding flagellar export protein FliJ, which codes for MANGRAARLAPVIAMAERAEREAAVLLGRAQGQLRQAEVKLGELERYRGDYQQQWISEGQRGVSGQWLMNYQRFLAQLESAIGQQSQSVAWHRANLDKLRDTWQQRYARLEGLRKLVQRYREEARQIEDRREQKLLDELAQRLSGRPSG